A stretch of Lathyrus oleraceus cultivar Zhongwan6 chromosome 6, CAAS_Psat_ZW6_1.0, whole genome shotgun sequence DNA encodes these proteins:
- the LOC127098451 gene encoding uncharacterized protein LOC127098451, which yields MSNQDDVPPRYADTGARQSRARMEYDYGGSASQYGDAYGDRVGRSNLGYGSGSRSSISGQESHGMYSSRQGTGYGGGSYGGSDVGGMYSSSYGGDYVSRGSDVGGSSYSSMYSGRGAGGGSSYMGSGGSGSYY from the exons ATGTCTAATCAGGATGATGTTCCCCCGCGATATGCTGATACTGGTGCTCGTCAATCAAGAGCTCGAATGGAATATGATTATGGGGGCAGTGCTTCACAGTATGGTGATGCTTATGGTGATAG AGTTGGAAGATCAAATCTTGGATATGGCAGTGGCAGCCGAAGTTCTATTTCTGGTCAAGAATCACATGGGATGTATAGCAGTCGGCAGGGAACAGGTTATGGTGGAG GATCTTATGGTGGCAGTGATGTTGGAGGCATGTACTCGTCAAGTTATGGTGGTGATTACGTTTCTCGTGGAAGTGAT GTTGGCGGCAGCTCATATTCGTCAATGTATTCTGGCAGAGGTGCCGGCGGCGGTAGCAGTTACATGGGCAGCGGTGGATCTGGATCTTATTATTGA